From one Chanodichthys erythropterus isolate Z2021 chromosome 3, ASM2448905v1, whole genome shotgun sequence genomic stretch:
- the LOC137016055 gene encoding uncharacterized protein isoform X1, whose protein sequence is MINQIYCVSGSSGVNYDHVFISSAENVRLSCNNDLSDCKSTTWLYYNRYSAAVALIELGIKKKDTERHERLSLGSDCSLNIKNVTEEDYGSYICRQYVNGQKQGTDARVYLHVLHVSSSSSSSSSSSSQTEISPGRSVTLSCQLYAGFSCDDWVRSKGLHLLWVNQAGVDLKTDSRYQILFSSYHCIITLTTTLLKEDDNREWRCQLTLRNQLEP, encoded by the exons ATGATCAATCAAATATACTGTGTTTCAGGGTCCAGTGGAGTGAATTATGATCATGTGTTCATCAGTTCTGCTGAAAATGTCCGTCTGTCCTGTAATAATGATCTTTCTGACTGTAAATCAACTACATGGCTCTACTATAACAGATATTCAGCAGCAGTTGCACTGATTGAATTAGGGATAAAGAAGAAAGACACAGAGAGACATGAGAGACTGAGTCTGGGGTCTGACTGCTCTCTGAACATCAAGAACGTCACAGAAGAAGATTATGGATCTTACATCTGCAGACAATATGTGAATGGACAAAAACAAGGAACTGATGCACGTGTTTATCTGCATGTTCTTCATG tttcatcatcatcatcatcatcatcatcatcatcctcacagACTGAGATCAGTCCAGGTCGctctgtgactctctcctgtcaGTTGTATGCTGGATTCTCCTGTGATGATTGGGTTCGTTCTAAAGGACTTCATCTGTTGTGGGTGAATCAGGCTGGTGTTGATCTGAAGACAGACTCCAGATAtcagatattattctcatcatATCACTGTATCATCACTCTGACTACAACACTCCTGAAGGAAGATGACAACAGAGAGTGGAGATGTCAACTTACTCTAAGAAATCAACTcgagccatga
- the LOC137016055 gene encoding uncharacterized protein isoform X2 — translation MQSLVSMRSSGVNYDHVFISSAENVRLSCNNDLSDCKSTTWLYYNRYSAAVALIELGIKKKDTERHERLSLGSDCSLNIKNVTEEDYGSYICRQYVNGQKQGTDARVYLHVLHVSSSSSSSSSSSSQTEISPGRSVTLSCQLYAGFSCDDWVRSKGLHLLWVNQAGVDLKTDSRYQILFSSYHCIITLTTTLLKEDDNREWRCQLTLRNQLEP, via the exons GGTCCAGTGGAGTGAATTATGATCATGTGTTCATCAGTTCTGCTGAAAATGTCCGTCTGTCCTGTAATAATGATCTTTCTGACTGTAAATCAACTACATGGCTCTACTATAACAGATATTCAGCAGCAGTTGCACTGATTGAATTAGGGATAAAGAAGAAAGACACAGAGAGACATGAGAGACTGAGTCTGGGGTCTGACTGCTCTCTGAACATCAAGAACGTCACAGAAGAAGATTATGGATCTTACATCTGCAGACAATATGTGAATGGACAAAAACAAGGAACTGATGCACGTGTTTATCTGCATGTTCTTCATG tttcatcatcatcatcatcatcatcatcatcatcctcacagACTGAGATCAGTCCAGGTCGctctgtgactctctcctgtcaGTTGTATGCTGGATTCTCCTGTGATGATTGGGTTCGTTCTAAAGGACTTCATCTGTTGTGGGTGAATCAGGCTGGTGTTGATCTGAAGACAGACTCCAGATAtcagatattattctcatcatATCACTGTATCATCACTCTGACTACAACACTCCTGAAGGAAGATGACAACAGAGAGTGGAGATGTCAACTTACTCTAAGAAATCAACTcgagccatga